In Nitrosophilus alvini, the following are encoded in one genomic region:
- a CDS encoding SDR family NAD(P)-dependent oxidoreductase, with the protein MKILVTGASSGIGRELSKRYAKRGDSLFLISRRENLLKSLKNELEEKGAEVFIYPCDLSDYKKLEVVKKDILEKSGGIDMIIANAGISAGHNCEYAKYEDIEYMMRVNFLSIPFLLEPFLEDMKSKRAGKIVFISSLASLVTMPTSTAYSTSKRALNSYAEGIRNHLYRYNIKVINILPGFIDTPMTRKNSFKMPFFMDLQSGVEKIVYAIEKEKKEYAFPLMFYLAIKLLSFMPPSLRDKIIRYVNNKKVGGEG; encoded by the coding sequence ATAAAAATCCTTGTTACCGGTGCCAGCAGCGGTATAGGCAGGGAGCTATCAAAAAGATATGCAAAAAGGGGAGATTCTCTTTTTCTGATTTCAAGAAGAGAAAATCTTTTAAAAAGTCTGAAAAACGAGCTGGAGGAAAAAGGAGCGGAGGTCTTTATATATCCTTGCGACCTGAGCGATTACAAAAAACTGGAAGTTGTGAAAAAGGATATATTGGAAAAATCCGGCGGGATAGATATGATCATAGCAAATGCTGGTATATCGGCAGGACATAACTGTGAATATGCTAAATATGAGGATATTGAATATATGATGAGAGTCAATTTTTTATCAATTCCTTTTCTTTTGGAGCCTTTCTTGGAAGATATGAAGTCAAAAAGAGCCGGGAAAATTGTTTTTATATCTTCTCTTGCCTCTTTGGTGACTATGCCCACTTCAACAGCCTACAGTACATCAAAAAGAGCCCTTAACTCCTATGCCGAAGGGATTAGAAACCATCTGTACAGATATAACATAAAAGTTATAAATATTCTTCCAGGATTCATCGATACTCCTATGACTCGAAAAAACAGTTTCAAAATGCCTTTTTTTATGGACCTTCAATCAGGGGTTGAAAAAATAGTCTATGCGATAGAAAAAGAGAAAAAAGAGTACGCTTTTCCCTTAATGTTTTACTTGGCGATAAAACTTCTCTCTTTCATGCCGCCATCTTTAAGAGATAAGATTATAAGATATGTCAACAATAAAAAAGTCGGAGGAGAGGGGTGA
- the purF gene encoding amidophosphoribosyltransferase, translated as MFSLNEKCAVVGVYDVPEAAKYAYFSLFSMQHRGQEAAGICSSDGERLHLVKNRGLVTQVFDKAKLKKLTGDAAVGHTRYSTAGDDSILDAQPIFARYDLGQIAVVHNGNLTNSKEVRRELIREGAIFQTFMDTENLIHLIAKSQKEHLYDRIIDAVKRIEGAYSLLFLSRKKMFAIRDPHGFRPLSIAKLGDGYVVASETCAFDLIGATYLRDIKPGEMVVFEKGKEPRSIQVFEPTPHKCIFEFIYFARPDSYIFGKSVYKLRKNMGRELAREFPVDADMVVPVPDSGVAAALGYAEESGIPFELGIIRNHYVGRTFIEPTQEIRDLKVKMKLNPISELIKGKRLIVIDDSIVRGTTSKKIVQILKDAGAKEVHMRISSPPTTGPCYYGVDTPEEKELISARMSTPEIKEYIGADSLAYLSIEGLIRSVGNDQSYCKACFDGNYIVPNKNG; from the coding sequence TTGTTTTCTTTAAATGAAAAGTGTGCAGTGGTAGGTGTGTATGATGTGCCGGAAGCGGCAAAATATGCCTATTTTTCACTTTTTAGTATGCAACATAGGGGACAGGAAGCTGCCGGTATATGCAGCAGTGACGGCGAGAGACTTCATCTAGTAAAAAATAGAGGACTAGTAACACAGGTTTTTGACAAAGCAAAACTAAAAAAACTTACAGGAGATGCTGCGGTAGGACATACAAGATACTCTACCGCAGGTGATGATTCTATTTTGGATGCCCAGCCTATATTTGCAAGATATGACCTTGGGCAGATTGCAGTTGTTCATAACGGCAACCTTACAAATTCCAAAGAGGTAAGACGTGAGCTCATAAGAGAGGGTGCAATTTTTCAGACGTTTATGGATACGGAAAATCTTATCCATCTTATCGCTAAAAGTCAGAAAGAACATCTGTACGACAGGATAATCGATGCTGTAAAAAGGATAGAAGGTGCATACTCTTTGCTATTTTTGAGCCGTAAAAAGATGTTTGCCATACGAGATCCACACGGTTTCAGACCGCTCAGTATCGCAAAACTCGGCGACGGATATGTGGTTGCCAGCGAGACATGCGCATTTGATCTTATCGGTGCTACATATTTAAGAGATATTAAACCGGGTGAAATGGTGGTTTTTGAAAAAGGGAAAGAACCAAGAAGCATACAGGTATTCGAGCCGACTCCGCATAAATGTATTTTTGAATTTATCTATTTTGCAAGGCCGGATAGTTATATATTCGGAAAAAGCGTATACAAGCTTAGAAAAAACATGGGTAGAGAGCTTGCAAGGGAATTTCCGGTAGATGCCGATATGGTAGTGCCGGTTCCGGACAGCGGTGTTGCGGCTGCTTTGGGCTATGCCGAAGAGAGTGGTATACCTTTTGAACTTGGTATTATAAGAAACCACTATGTGGGAAGAACTTTTATCGAGCCTACTCAGGAGATAAGAGATCTGAAAGTTAAAATGAAACTAAACCCCATATCGGAACTGATAAAAGGAAAAAGACTTATAGTCATTGATGACAGTATAGTAAGAGGAACGACAAGTAAAAAAATTGTACAGATTCTTAAAGATGCGGGAGCCAAAGAGGTGCATATGAGGATAAGTTCTCCTCCTACAACCGGTCCATGCTATTACGGAGTTGATACTCCGGAAGAGAAGGAGCTTATAAGTGCGAGGATGAGCACTCCGGAGATAAAAGAGTATATTGGTGCCGACTCTTTGGCCTATCTCTCTATCGAAGGTCTCATAAGAAGTGTGGGTAACGATCAGAGTTACTGTAAAGCGTGTTTTGACGGGAACTATATAGTCCCAAACAAAAACGGATAG
- the trxB gene encoding thioredoxin-disulfide reductase, whose protein sequence is MLDLAIIGGGPAGLTAGLYATRGGLGNVIMFEKGMPGGQITQSSEIENYPGVCEVVTGMELMECWPKQCMKFGLKHEMEEVVKVSHNEDKTFKIELLSGKTYDAKSVVVCTGSTPKRAGFEGEDEFFGRGVSTCATCDGFFYKNKEVAVIGGGDTALEEALYLANICSKVYLIHRRDRFRAAPSTVERAQNNEKIEFILNAKVQKVYGDNMGVQGLVVEQSDKTIDLKVPGVFVFVGNVVNNQVLKQDDGKFLCEVNEYGEIIVDLKMRTSVPGLFAAGDVRIDAAKQVVCAAGDGATAAISAINYIENIEH, encoded by the coding sequence ATGCTGGATTTGGCAATTATCGGTGGTGGTCCTGCGGGACTGACAGCGGGGCTTTATGCCACAAGAGGCGGGCTAGGTAATGTGATTATGTTTGAAAAAGGAATGCCAGGAGGGCAGATAACACAGAGCAGCGAAATAGAGAACTATCCCGGTGTCTGCGAAGTTGTCACTGGAATGGAACTTATGGAGTGCTGGCCTAAGCAGTGTATGAAATTTGGTCTCAAACATGAGATGGAAGAGGTTGTAAAAGTATCTCATAACGAAGACAAAACTTTCAAAATTGAGCTTCTCAGTGGCAAGACATATGATGCCAAAAGCGTAGTTGTCTGTACGGGAAGTACGCCAAAAAGAGCCGGTTTTGAAGGAGAAGACGAATTTTTTGGACGAGGTGTCAGTACATGTGCCACATGTGACGGATTTTTTTATAAAAATAAAGAAGTTGCGGTTATAGGCGGAGGTGACACTGCTCTTGAAGAGGCTTTGTATCTTGCAAATATCTGTTCAAAAGTTTATCTTATACATAGACGTGACAGATTTAGAGCTGCGCCATCAACAGTAGAACGAGCCCAAAATAATGAAAAAATAGAGTTTATACTTAATGCAAAAGTACAGAAAGTATACGGCGACAATATGGGTGTACAGGGGCTTGTCGTAGAACAAAGTGATAAAACTATAGATTTGAAAGTGCCGGGGGTCTTTGTTTTTGTAGGAAATGTTGTAAATAATCAGGTTTTGAAACAGGATGATGGAAAATTTCTGTGTGAAGTAAACGAATATGGTGAAATTATTGTAGACCTGAAGATGAGAACTTCCGTTCCCGGCCTTTTTGCAGCAGGCGATGTGAGGATTGATGCCGCAAAACAGGTTGTATGTGCTGCCGGTGACGGAGCAACTGCTGCAATAAGTGCAATAAATTATATAGAAAATATAGAACATTAG
- a CDS encoding YraN family protein, with the protein MSRVKGNFAETRVCEYLISEGFVIVERNFYSRFGEIDIIASRNGILHFIEVKSGKNFDPVYAVTPSKLSKIIKTVDYFFLKTGIDTDYQIDAVIVKSGELVHLENITAD; encoded by the coding sequence TTGAGTAGAGTAAAAGGAAATTTTGCGGAAACAAGGGTATGTGAATATCTGATTTCAGAAGGATTCGTAATTGTCGAGAGGAACTTTTATTCCAGATTTGGCGAGATAGATATAATTGCATCAAGAAACGGAATCCTTCATTTTATTGAGGTCAAAAGTGGAAAAAATTTTGATCCTGTTTATGCTGTTACTCCATCTAAACTTTCAAAAATAATCAAAACTGTCGACTATTTTTTCCTTAAAACCGGAATTGATACGGATTACCAGATAGATGCAGTTATTGTTAAAAGCGGCGAACTTGTTCATCTGGAAAACATTACAGCAGATTAG
- the dapB gene encoding 4-hydroxy-tetrahydrodipicolinate reductase — MINVGVYGGSGRVGKLIIENLKNDDYAKVSSVHVIDEIDFEVPGALITNSIETLLQNSDVVIDFTLPEGTEALLESVLKNPKPLVIGTTGLSEHQMNLISEVSKKMPVLYATNMSVGIALLKKLVEITSKTLSDFDIEIVEMHHRHKKDAPSGTALTLAEYAARGRGLDLDKVRVSGRNGNIGERSKDEIGVFALRGGDIVGRHTVGFYNVGEYIELNHTATSRDTFAKGAIKAAKWLVNQESGLYSINDCLGI, encoded by the coding sequence ATGATCAATGTCGGAGTTTACGGCGGAAGTGGAAGAGTCGGAAAACTGATTATAGAAAATCTGAAAAATGATGATTATGCAAAAGTCAGCTCTGTTCATGTGATAGATGAGATTGATTTTGAAGTTCCGGGTGCACTGATAACCAACAGTATTGAGACTCTGCTGCAAAACAGTGATGTTGTCATTGACTTTACACTGCCTGAGGGTACCGAAGCTCTGCTTGAGAGTGTACTCAAAAATCCGAAACCTCTCGTAATAGGCACAACGGGATTGAGTGAGCATCAGATGAATCTTATAAGCGAAGTTTCAAAAAAGATGCCGGTTTTGTATGCTACTAATATGTCGGTGGGAATTGCTCTGCTTAAAAAGCTTGTGGAGATTACATCCAAAACTCTATCTGATTTCGATATCGAAATAGTTGAAATGCACCACAGGCATAAAAAGGATGCTCCGAGCGGAACGGCTCTGACACTTGCCGAATATGCGGCAAGAGGCAGAGGTCTTGATCTAGATAAAGTAAGAGTAAGCGGAAGAAACGGCAATATCGGCGAAAGGTCCAAAGATGAGATCGGTGTTTTCGCCCTGAGAGGCGGCGATATAGTAGGTCGCCATACAGTAGGGTTTTATAACGTGGGAGAGTATATAGAACTAAATCATACTGCTACAAGCAGGGACACATTTGCAAAAGGTGCGATTAAAGCAGCCAAATGGCTTGTAAATCAAGAGAGCGGTTTGTATAGTATAAACGATTGCCTTGGAATATAA
- the trxA gene encoding thioredoxin: MGKYLELNASNFDSTIKDGVVLVDFWAPWCGPCRMIAPVIDELAEEYEGKAKICKVNTDEEQDIAIRYGIRSIPTILFFKDGELVDQMVGAASKQAFKEKLDSLLG, from the coding sequence ATGGGTAAATATTTAGAATTAAATGCTTCAAATTTTGATAGCACTATTAAAGATGGTGTTGTTTTGGTAGATTTTTGGGCTCCCTGGTGCGGGCCGTGTAGGATGATTGCCCCAGTTATTGACGAACTGGCCGAAGAGTATGAAGGAAAAGCAAAAATCTGCAAAGTAAATACAGACGAAGAGCAGGATATTGCTATCAGATACGGAATCAGATCCATTCCTACAATCCTCTTTTTCAAAGACGGTGAACTTGTGGATCAGATGGTTGGTGCCGCTTCAAAACAGGCTTTCAAAGAAAAACTCGACTCTCTTCTTGGCTAA
- the hisIE gene encoding bifunctional phosphoribosyl-AMP cyclohydrolase/phosphoribosyl-ATP diphosphatase HisIE produces MDFIESIDWEKNPLIPAIVQDIDTNEVLMLAYMNKEALEKSIKSGYAHYYSRSRRKLWKKGETSGHTQKIEEIKLDCDSDTVLLKVKQTGPACHTGRQSCFFKDISKNIISSEPLKPTEEIYSPVDALYHTIMERKEADIESSWTARLFAKGENTILKKVIEEAGEFCFAVKDNSKKEIVYEAADLLYHSLVALAYRDIHPELVREEIKRRFGQSGIEEKKSRKNR; encoded by the coding sequence ATGGACTTTATAGAATCTATCGACTGGGAAAAAAATCCTCTCATACCGGCAATCGTTCAGGACATTGACACAAACGAAGTGCTGATGCTGGCATATATGAATAAAGAGGCTCTTGAAAAAAGTATAAAGAGCGGCTATGCCCACTACTACTCCAGAAGCCGTCGCAAACTTTGGAAAAAGGGTGAAACAAGCGGACATACCCAAAAAATAGAGGAGATAAAACTTGACTGCGACAGTGATACCGTTTTGCTTAAGGTCAAACAGACAGGGCCCGCATGCCACACAGGAAGACAGAGCTGCTTTTTTAAAGATATATCCAAAAATATAATCTCTTCAGAGCCTCTGAAACCTACAGAAGAGATATACTCACCTGTTGATGCCTTGTATCACACAATAATGGAAAGAAAAGAGGCCGACATTGAGAGCTCATGGACAGCCAGACTTTTTGCCAAAGGTGAAAACACAATTTTGAAAAAAGTCATAGAAGAAGCGGGAGAGTTCTGTTTTGCGGTAAAAGACAATAGTAAAAAAGAGATTGTTTATGAGGCAGCAGACCTTCTGTATCACTCTCTTGTAGCTCTCGCATACAGAGATATCCATCCCGAACTTGTAAGAGAAGAGATAAAAAGAAGATTTGGCCAAAGCGGAATCGAAGAGAAGAAGAGCAGAAAAAACAGATAA
- a CDS encoding prohibitin family protein, which translates to MPADLNDYFKKKMDENKGNEGGPPQFLKDFGKKATLIYIAATIIILIIIAKPYVIVNSGEVGIKVTAGKYDPMPLEPGIHFFIPGIQKVIKVDTKVRIINYKSSAAREGFRDIGEGIKVNPAISVLDARGLPVSIDLTVQYRLKPQGAPQTIATWGLSWEDKIINPVVRDVVRNVVGMFKAEELPIKRNEIARLIETKVRERIEKLPNTPVELLSVQLREIILPQKIKEQIERVQIAKQEAERVKYEVERARQEAEKRAALARGEAEAKKIKAQGEADRIMIEAKAKAQANREIGQSVTANLLKLKQIEVQGKFNEALKENKDAKIFLTPGGAVPNIWIDTKEKQKATSAQSR; encoded by the coding sequence ATGCCTGCTGATTTGAATGACTATTTTAAAAAAAAGATGGATGAAAATAAAGGAAATGAAGGGGGACCGCCGCAGTTTCTCAAGGATTTCGGGAAAAAGGCTACCCTTATCTATATCGCCGCTACAATAATAATACTCATCATAATAGCAAAACCGTACGTGATAGTTAACTCAGGCGAAGTGGGAATAAAAGTTACAGCCGGTAAATATGACCCTATGCCGCTTGAACCCGGAATACACTTTTTTATACCGGGAATCCAGAAAGTTATAAAAGTAGATACCAAAGTTAGAATTATCAATTACAAGAGTTCTGCCGCAAGAGAGGGCTTTAGAGATATAGGTGAGGGAATAAAAGTAAATCCAGCTATATCAGTTCTTGATGCCAGAGGTCTTCCGGTCTCCATCGACCTTACAGTTCAGTATAGACTAAAACCGCAGGGTGCTCCTCAGACAATAGCGACCTGGGGACTCAGCTGGGAAGATAAGATAATCAACCCCGTTGTAAGAGACGTAGTCAGAAACGTAGTAGGTATGTTCAAAGCTGAAGAGCTTCCTATCAAAAGAAACGAGATAGCAAGACTTATAGAAACAAAAGTGAGAGAAAGAATAGAAAAGCTACCAAATACACCGGTCGAACTTCTATCGGTTCAGCTAAGAGAGATAATCCTGCCGCAAAAAATAAAAGAGCAGATAGAAAGGGTTCAGATAGCAAAACAGGAAGCAGAAAGAGTAAAATACGAAGTTGAACGTGCAAGACAAGAGGCTGAAAAAAGAGCGGCTCTTGCACGAGGTGAGGCTGAGGCCAAAAAGATAAAGGCGCAGGGCGAGGCAGATAGAATAATGATAGAGGCGAAAGCAAAAGCACAGGCGAACAGAGAAATAGGTCAAAGCGTAACAGCGAACCTGCTGAAACTCAAGCAGATTGAGGTTCAAGGCAAATTCAACGAAGCGCTCAAAGAGAACAAAGATGCAAAAATATTCCTTACACCTGGCGGCGCCGTTCCTAATATCTGGATAGACACAAAAGAGAAACAGAAAGCAACATCTGCTCAAAGCAGATGA
- a CDS encoding TIGR01212 family radical SAM protein (This family includes YhcC from E. coli K-12, an uncharacterized radical SAM protein.), which translates to MKKILTFGRYYKKTLRKSVYKVPISIPGFTCPNIDGTVAKGGCTFCLNESFSPNLNKTATKKFFLNPAVKTNPLLERQIKELEFQYYATKKRLEKKGAEKFLVYFQSFTNTYAPIDTLRALYEKALTFDDVIGLSIGTRSDSITEEILDYLQELAKTKEIWVEYGIQSVYDETLEKINRGHDSKNVEEWIKKTKKRGLKVCGHVIFGLPDETQDMMLRTVEKSIEWGIDSIKIHPLYVVKNTALAVDFTKGRFKPISEELYIDTLTKVLKMIPKDMIVQRVTAGIDDDTLLTPLWCRDKNRQMRDIRKALLKEGILY; encoded by the coding sequence GTGAAAAAAATACTGACATTCGGAAGATATTACAAAAAAACTCTACGAAAGAGTGTTTATAAAGTTCCTATAAGTATACCCGGCTTTACATGTCCGAATATAGACGGTACAGTTGCAAAAGGCGGATGCACCTTCTGCCTTAATGAATCATTCAGTCCAAATCTGAACAAAACAGCGACAAAAAAGTTTTTTTTAAATCCTGCGGTCAAAACCAATCCCCTTCTTGAGAGACAGATTAAAGAGCTAGAATTTCAATACTATGCAACCAAAAAGAGACTTGAAAAAAAAGGCGCCGAAAAATTTCTGGTATATTTTCAGTCTTTTACAAATACGTATGCACCGATAGATACACTAAGAGCTCTATATGAAAAGGCTCTTACTTTCGATGATGTTATAGGCCTGAGTATCGGAACCAGAAGTGATTCTATAACCGAAGAGATACTGGACTATCTGCAGGAGCTTGCAAAGACAAAAGAGATATGGGTAGAATACGGCATTCAGTCTGTGTATGACGAAACACTTGAGAAAATTAACAGAGGTCATGACAGCAAAAATGTTGAAGAGTGGATAAAAAAGACAAAAAAAAGAGGTCTAAAGGTATGCGGGCATGTGATATTCGGTCTTCCGGATGAGACGCAGGATATGATGCTAAGAACCGTTGAAAAGTCTATAGAATGGGGAATAGATTCGATAAAAATACACCCTCTTTATGTTGTAAAAAATACAGCTCTTGCTGTAGACTTTACAAAAGGCAGATTCAAGCCTATAAGCGAAGAACTTTATATAGATACTTTGACAAAAGTATTGAAAATGATTCCAAAAGATATGATAGTCCAGAGAGTGACAGCCGGAATAGACGACGATACTTTGCTTACTCCTCTGTGGTGCAGGGATAAAAACAGACAGATGAGAGATATCAGAAAAGCGCTTCTGAAAGAGGGAATTCTCTACTAG
- a CDS encoding molybdopterin oxidoreductase family protein has product MRKVSVCTYCGVGCDVAADIKNGKIEKMYALPEGVVSRGKLCVKGKYGWEYLYSPDKIKNARIKKEFLKREYEKLKANFGDIIENLKEFDAEFYEIPYTLAYDIAAFKLKEITQKYGADSFAAIGGARTNCESSYLFQKFTREVIGSPHVDNCARVCHSPSLKGLKETIGEGAATNPFDDIYETEFMLVIGSNTTEAHPIVANRILEAIKNNGAGLGVIDVREIALSKFANYHLSIPYETNLMIFNMLAFVILSENLENRDFINKRTKGFEEYRKNILEDEFANPEILSKIRGYEDLPEKIRAVARLLATKKSLIIWGLGVSEHIDGSYAVMALANLAMLTGNIGKKGAGLMPLRGQNNVQGTCDMGCLPYFLPDYKTPKKIGLMTPDLIDAMNENKIKALFNMGEDIAHIHPNQNKIHKALKNLEFLMVNEIFPTQIIKFADIVFGVKSSYEKTGIYVNAERRMHLSKPLVETDLPDDWEVISEIAKRLGVDFGFKETEDVWNEVRVVANERFGGAEYEKFEKNLLRGLQWPVKEEDTSILHIEKFRTDDGFGYFRYNPYKLRGHLKDMIKNRDHHFYLTTGRIIAQYNNAAQTNACKSLSKRHKEDILLASEKDKVYFKGKERVVLISKYGRSRPLRVKFSKTVKRGTLYTSFHHAKSHINYLFGDEADELVKTARFKSVKVRVE; this is encoded by the coding sequence GTGAGAAAAGTCAGTGTCTGTACCTATTGCGGTGTGGGGTGCGATGTTGCAGCCGATATAAAAAACGGCAAAATTGAAAAGATGTATGCTCTTCCCGAAGGAGTGGTAAGCCGTGGGAAGCTGTGCGTAAAAGGCAAATACGGTTGGGAGTATCTTTACAGTCCCGATAAGATAAAAAATGCCCGAATAAAAAAAGAGTTCCTCAAAAGGGAATATGAAAAGCTGAAAGCAAATTTTGGCGATATTATTGAAAATCTAAAAGAGTTTGATGCTGAATTTTATGAAATTCCATACACTCTGGCATACGATATTGCAGCTTTCAAGCTCAAAGAGATTACGCAAAAATACGGAGCCGATTCCTTTGCCGCAATCGGCGGTGCCAGAACAAACTGCGAAAGCAGCTATCTTTTTCAGAAATTTACAAGAGAGGTTATTGGTTCACCGCATGTGGACAACTGTGCAAGAGTATGCCATTCACCGAGTCTCAAAGGCCTTAAAGAAACAATAGGCGAAGGTGCTGCGACAAATCCTTTTGATGATATCTATGAAACAGAATTTATGCTTGTCATCGGCTCAAATACCACCGAAGCTCATCCGATAGTTGCAAACAGAATTTTGGAGGCGATAAAAAACAATGGCGCAGGTCTCGGGGTTATAGATGTAAGGGAGATTGCACTGTCAAAATTTGCAAACTACCATCTCTCAATTCCCTATGAAACCAACCTGATGATTTTCAATATGCTGGCATTTGTGATATTGAGTGAAAATCTTGAGAATCGCGATTTTATAAATAAAAGAACAAAAGGATTTGAAGAGTATAGAAAAAATATACTTGAAGATGAGTTTGCAAATCCGGAAATCCTCTCAAAAATACGGGGATATGAGGATCTTCCCGAAAAAATAAGAGCAGTCGCGCGACTTCTTGCTACGAAAAAAAGTCTTATCATATGGGGACTTGGCGTATCGGAGCATATAGACGGAAGCTATGCGGTCATGGCTTTGGCAAACCTTGCCATGTTGACCGGAAACATAGGTAAAAAAGGAGCCGGTCTTATGCCTCTGCGCGGACAGAACAATGTGCAGGGAACATGTGATATGGGGTGTCTGCCCTATTTTCTGCCCGACTATAAAACACCGAAAAAAATCGGTCTGATGACTCCCGATCTGATTGATGCCATGAATGAGAATAAAATAAAGGCACTTTTCAATATGGGTGAGGATATAGCGCATATTCATCCGAATCAGAATAAAATCCACAAAGCGCTGAAAAATCTTGAATTTCTTATGGTAAACGAAATATTTCCTACCCAGATTATAAAATTTGCAGATATTGTTTTTGGTGTGAAAAGTTCATATGAAAAAACCGGAATATATGTTAATGCGGAAAGAAGGATGCACCTTTCCAAGCCTCTTGTTGAAACAGACCTTCCTGATGACTGGGAAGTTATAAGCGAGATAGCAAAAAGGCTGGGAGTCGACTTTGGTTTCAAAGAGACAGAAGATGTGTGGAATGAGGTAAGAGTTGTGGCAAATGAGAGATTTGGCGGTGCAGAATATGAAAAGTTTGAGAAGAATCTCTTAAGAGGTCTGCAGTGGCCTGTTAAAGAAGAGGATACATCTATACTTCACATTGAGAAGTTCAGAACGGATGACGGATTTGGCTATTTCAGATACAACCCCTATAAATTAAGGGGGCATTTAAAAGATATGATAAAAAACAGAGATCATCATTTCTATCTTACTACAGGCAGGATAATCGCACAGTATAATAATGCTGCTCAGACAAATGCGTGTAAGTCTCTGTCAAAAAGGCATAAAGAAGATATACTTCTGGCCAGTGAAAAAGACAAGGTCTATTTTAAAGGAAAAGAGAGAGTTGTTCTAATTTCCAAATATGGCCGAAGCCGCCCTCTTAGAGTGAAATTTTCTAAAACAGTAAAAAGAGGGACTCTCTATACCTCTTTCCATCATGCAAAAAGCCATATCAACTATCTTTTCGGAGATGAGGCGGATGAGCTGGTGAAAACTGCCAGATTCAAATCCGTAAAGGTTAGAGTTGAGTAG
- a CDS encoding branched-chain amino acid transaminase, with translation MEKAKYIWMDGDFVNWDDAKIHILSHTLHYGNGVFEGTRAYKTEKGLAIFRLRDHTKRLLNSAKITMIKSPYTLEELENAQIELLKKNDFKSNVYIRPLIFLGYGVMGLYHVNAPVNVSIAAWEWGSYLGDEGLENGIRVKISSFARNSVKSTMGKAKAVANYLNSQMAKFEALEAGYEEALLLDEEGFIAEGSGECFFIIRDGVLISPPNDNSLESITQETVLRLARDKGIPIERRRVTRDEVYIADEAFFTGTAAEVTPINEVDGRVIGNGKRGEITKELQSAYFDVVYGRNPEYEHFLTYI, from the coding sequence ATGGAAAAAGCCAAATATATCTGGATGGACGGGGATTTTGTCAACTGGGATGATGCCAAAATCCACATTTTAAGCCATACGCTACATTACGGAAACGGTGTTTTTGAAGGAACCAGAGCATACAAAACCGAAAAAGGTCTGGCAATATTCAGACTCAGAGATCATACTAAAAGACTTTTGAATTCTGCAAAAATAACTATGATAAAGTCTCCGTATACTCTCGAAGAATTGGAAAATGCACAGATTGAACTTTTGAAAAAAAACGATTTCAAATCAAACGTATACATAAGACCGCTTATATTCTTAGGCTACGGTGTTATGGGTCTTTATCATGTAAATGCTCCTGTTAACGTTTCCATCGCCGCCTGGGAATGGGGAAGCTACCTGGGTGATGAGGGATTAGAAAACGGTATCAGAGTAAAGATAAGCTCTTTTGCAAGGAACTCGGTAAAATCGACAATGGGGAAAGCAAAAGCTGTAGCCAACTATCTTAACTCTCAAATGGCAAAGTTTGAAGCTCTGGAAGCCGGATATGAAGAGGCACTTCTCCTTGATGAAGAGGGTTTTATTGCAGAAGGCAGCGGAGAATGCTTCTTTATAATAAGAGACGGAGTTTTGATTTCACCTCCAAATGACAACTCACTTGAATCAATTACACAAGAAACGGTACTCAGACTCGCACGTGACAAAGGCATACCTATAGAGAGAAGAAGAGTAACGAGAGATGAAGTATATATAGCAGATGAAGCGTTTTTCACAGGGACCGCCGCAGAAGTTACGCCAATAAATGAAGTGGATGGCAGAGTCATAGGAAATGGAAAAAGAGGAGAGATAACAAAAGAGCTCCAGAGCGCATATTTTGATGTAGTGTATGGAAGAAACCCGGAATATGAACATTTTCTAACATATATATAG